The following are encoded in a window of Manihot esculenta cultivar AM560-2 chromosome 8, M.esculenta_v8, whole genome shotgun sequence genomic DNA:
- the LOC122724383 gene encoding uncharacterized protein LOC122724383 codes for MPRRVISSRGRGHSQQLSTNETDEQVQMQEETLEHTPAALEGQANASSSSSVRTRGPNLGHPIPSNPSDRQWIRLKGNVFLDSTVTRSISNDIKMRYTAPWKTWSEIPLKTKDELFGLFRSRYVWDESEEDMIRTAWEKVGKERLRDILNRVRSELLRKHKKTDIAYLYNLGPDWMEAEIWNALVAYWSTPEWRKKSEAGKANRNVEKDGTITKHSCGSIKLEVHENRLAKKLGRQPTQLELFCALTQKMGVKGAYLTAIAENVNDNCDSQSAFDLNKWMEISGSSKGRVYGFGSSDIAKSGTPTTSFSCTSAHPGGPSQTMFSLEEVEQILEQNQNKKRSSPHNPTADCTSLSNGSTNS; via the exons atgcctCGAAGAGTAATATCATCTAGAGGTAGAGGACATAGCCAGCAGCTCTCTACGAATGAAACAGATGAGCAAGTACAGATGCAAGAGGAAACACTGGAGCACACTCCAGCAGCATTAGAGGGACAAGCAAacgcatcatcatcatcatcagttcGAACTAGAGGTCCGAACTTGGGACATCCTATCCCATCAAACCCGTCTGATCGGCAATGGATCAGATTGAAAGGAAATGT CTTTTTAGATTCCACAGTTACTAGATCAATCAGTAATGACATTAAGATGCGCTACACTGCTCCATGGAAAACTTGGTCAGAAATACCTTTAAAGACAAAAGACGAGCTCTTCGGACTTTTTCGG AGTCGATATGTATGGGATGAGAGTGAAGAAGATATGATTCGAACTGCTTGGGAAAAGGTAGGAAAAGAAAGACTGCGAGACATTCTTAATAGAGTTAGGAGTGAATTGTTGCGTAAGCACAAGAAGACAGATATTGCTTATCTATACAATTTAGGACCAGATTGGATGGAGGCAGAGATATGGAATGCACTTGTTGCATATTGGAGTACACCAGAGTGGAGAAAGAAATCAGAAGCTGGTAAAGCAAATAGAAATGTAGAAAAAGATGGGACTATTACGAAACACTCTTGTGGTTCAATAAAACTGGAGGTTCATGAGAATAGATTG GCAAAGAAGTTAGGTAGGcaaccaactcaacttgaacTATTTTGTGCCCTCACACAAAAAATGGGAGTCAAG gGAGCTTATTTGACTGCCATTGCTGAAAATGTGAATGACAATTGTGATAGTCAGTCTGCTTTTGATTTGAATAAGTGGATGGAAATTTCTGGAAGTAGTAAAGGGAGGGTTTATGGTTTTGGATCTTCTGATATTGCAAAATCTGGAACTCCAACTACCTCTTTCTCATGCACATCAGCTCATCCTGGAGGACCTTCTCAAACTATGTTTTCTTTAGAGGAGGTTGAACAAATATTAGAgcaaaatcag aacaaaaaaagATCTTCACCGCATAATCCAACTGCAGATTGTACTTCTCTATCAAATggttcaacaaattcatag